In Juglans microcarpa x Juglans regia isolate MS1-56 chromosome 1S, Jm3101_v1.0, whole genome shotgun sequence, the genomic stretch CATGTGCCTGGGTACTATGCATTTATGTGCACAATGTTTTTGCcgtgtgcatgtgcatgggtaCTGTGCATTTAAGTGCATGGATTTTGCGTGAcactatgcacttaagtgcatagtATTTTCTCGCAAGTTTATGTGCTATGTGCATATGTCCCGTGCATAAAAAACACAACCCATTGGTCGGGAATATGAGTTACCCGGTCACTTGAGCTACAAGTGTCTTGTGCAGGCACTTAAATGCACGGTATCGGTAACTACATGGGCGAGGAAGAGTTTACTCGCCCGAATTTTGTAATggcatcattaataaaaataagagtaggAAAGTTGGGAATActtatttaggaaaaaatttatcTGCTCAATCTGAAATGAATTTGCAAGTCAGAAAGTTGTTCTTCTCCCACTTCCGGTGTAGAAAATTAGTCGATCCCACAGAAGGCACTAACTGCGTATGTcgaaaaaattgcacaacaagtcgaaaaagaagaaagagtcattcttGGCCCGCTATGGGGATTCATGTCTCGATCGGTGTGGTTTGGAGCCCCCGACAATGGTCTGGTGCCGCTGTATGGTGCCAGTGTGTACATCCATGTCAGTGAATAAAAAGcaaatgcaagaaaaataaagagagtgGGCATACAGATTTACATGATTCGGCATAATGTCTACATCCACGAGCGTTTGGAGAggaaaaatctactataatatgcttgttttattttctctcatagtcattcatttctcactgtacaatagaAATCAATGATCTATTTGCTGGATGAGATATTCACTTTAGAGCTCTCGTCAtaaggttgaagaagctgaaaaagaaaaagaagtccaGTCGAAGCCACCCATTCTCGTTTGGCCTGATCCCTTTTTTATCCTTGACCTTGGGAGTGGTGAGGGATGGCAACTTTATTCCACTCCTCGTTGGTGTGCTTGAGTTGATTTCCTTCATTTctccactttcttttctttttcgtctcttccttcttttccttctgACACTTTCTCTTCTCCTCCTGACCCCTCATTGTCTCTCATTcatctttccttcttttgtATTCTAGTGGGGACCCTTGATGGGCTAGGGTGATTATTTGGACTTGTGAAATTTTATCCCCTTtaatttctattctttttttttttttttgaataactTTAATTTCTATTCTTATGAATTCACGTATAAGGTTTCTTGTGATTAAAAAATTTCCTCAGGTGGCTAAACATACGAAATAAAGTGAAAcatttccacacaaaaaaaaaaaaaaaagaaggaagaagaagaagaagtcaaatttgattaataagtgtgcaaggaaaaaaaaagaaaaagaaaaaaagaaaataaaacgagagctaaatattatatatatttaacaaaaccCAGGTGGCTAATGAGGCACATTCAGATTTGGGTCAATACGACTCAAAAAATTCTCTAGAATCTAAAAGACAAACTCTCTCTGAgtggaaaatgagaaaatcatgaacaaaaAACAATGAATATGGGACAAACAGGAAAGAGAATTGAGTTAAGAGGTGAGAGAGTATGATCTCAATTGCAAGAACAATTTTATGTTGGCAACACAAAAAGGTGTGTTCATGGTTAAAAAAACCagtctctctttttatttcttctagtATTCTTTCTCTGTTCTATCTCAAtatcttcttgttgttgttgttgtcacTTGTGTCCACCATTCCTTTAGCAAGATTCGATCCTTTTTATAGGAGGGAACGGTCATATTAGCAGTGTTGCCTATCCAGGAAACATAAATGTCACGGGTGTTGGAGGCAAGGCTGTGAAGGAAGGAAGAAGAGCTGGAAAAAGGTCTGAAGGAAGAATAATAGAAGTGTGAAACAGAAATAACAGAAAGAAACAGAAATAACAGAAGGAAGTTTTGGGCTCTTAGCAATACGGGGAGTTTTGTAAATGAATTAGTGATACGGTGCGTTTATGCTTTTGTAGTGTTTAAAAGCCGTTTAATGAAACAGTGAGTTTTGGGCTGTTAAGATTTGAATTACGTTTTACATGTATTTGTTTGCGTTTTAGTCTTCCTTTTCATTCCGCATCTATAAAACCAGATGAGATCCACATGTAAATCATCTTGAATGAAGATAGTTCTGATTTGAGAGCTGGGAATTCCTCAAAAATTTCTGGTCAGGATTCATTATGGAATCTGGCATTTGAAGATCCTTTTGTGTGTCAATTTACTTCATACAGTTCTTGAGTGTTGAGTGAATTAGTATTACTGAGTGGAGAGTAAGTGCAGAAAAGTTCTTGATTACATCAAGAACGTAACAAGTGGTATCAATAATAGTCGATCTTGGAGAGCTTTGATGGCAGAAGGTACGCATGCATCATTAAAGAATTAGCAAGATGGGTCCCAAAACAGCAGGAAGCAGTTTAGAAACAGTTGGAGAATCATCAGCAAGCTATTAATGGAATGGCATAAAGGTTAGACCAAGTCTCTGAGATGTTACGTTCTTTGTGTGAAGCTATGAACAACAATCCTTTTAGAGATACAGAGGTGTCGAATGACCATAGGAACCATGAAGAAATAGGTGTTGTTCAAGGGGGGTTCTGGTTGGATTGCCCACATTTTAATGGTACTGATCCTGCTGGTTGGGTCTTTAAGGCCAACTagtactttgatttttatcaagtACCATTTCACCAGAAGTTGATGGTAGCATGACACCATATGGATGGTGAAGCATTGGTATGGTACCAAAGTGCTCTAGATGCTGGACAATTTAATTCATGGGAGGCCTTAGTGATGTCAATGAAAAGTAGATTTGGGCCATCAGCATTTGATGACCCAATGGAGGCTTTGACCAAGTTAAGACAAACTACTTCTGTTAGTTTGTATACCTCACAGTTTGAAGCTTTGACAAACAAGTTGAAAGGCTTATCCGAGAGACATAAGATGAGTTGCTTTATTAgtggattaaaaaatgaaattcaaatacTTGTTAAAATGTTTAATCCACCTAATCTTGGTTCTGCTTTTGGCTTGGCAAAGTTGCAAGAAGAACATGTTTTGTCTTCAAGGAAGTCTTGGAGGCAAAATGGCCATTATGCTGATAAGTGGCCTACTGATAATGTGGGAGATTTAGCTAATAAAGGGCAGAGAACTTTTCCTCCTGTGAGGAAAGTTACCTCCCTTCAAATGGATAATAAGAGGAAGAAATGATTGTGTTTCCATTGTGATGAGAAGTGGAATCCCAATCACACTTGTAAGAATCCCAAGGTGTATATTATGCAAGGTGATGATGAACATAAGGTGGAAGAGAATGCTGTGATGAAGGAAGAATCTGTGCCAGAAACTCAAGAGCTTGATTTACAGGATTCTGAGGTCCTAGAGATACATGCTATCTCAAGTTGTGTAAATAGCAATGCCATGAAATTGTTGGGAAGAATTGGATCTTTTACTGTGGAAATTCTGGTAGATTCTGGAAGTACACATAATTTCTTAGACCCATTGGTGGTTGAGGCAGCTAATTTGAAGGTAGAGAAGGCTGTGGGATTGCAAGTTCAAGTTGCAAATGGGGCAAAGATTGTCAGTCAAGGAAGATGTGTGAAAGCTATTAACATTCAAGATTCCAAATTCATAATTCCATTCCATGTCCTTACTTTGGGGGGTTGTGACATTGTCATTGGAGTCCAGTGGCTTAAGACATTAGGTTCCATTAAGTGGGACTTTACTAATATGTCTATGGAGTTTCAAGTAGGTGACAAGAAATTGTTGTTACAAGGCCTTGTTTCTGGAAGAGTTGAAGCGGAAGCTGGAATGAATCTGTTGAAATCTTCTTTTGTGAGGAAACATGGCTGGTTTTTACAATTAGTTGCAGTGCAAGAAGAGCAGAAGAAATGGGAGATACAACCAGAAGTTGAGAAGATGCTACAACAGTTTAATACTGTTTTTGAAGAACCTGTGGGGTTACCTCCACCTCGAGCTTTTGACCatcaaattattttgaaaagtggaTCTGCACCAGTGTCAGTAAGGCCTTACAGGTACCCTCATTATCAAAAATCAGAGATTGAAAAATTTGTACAAGATTTGTTGAGTAATGGTGTGATTAGACCAAGCCAAAGTCCATTTTCCTCACCTGTTCTCCTTGTTAAGAAAGTTGATGGAACATGGAGAATGTGTATGGATTATAGAGCCCTAAACCAAGAAACCATCAAAGACAAATTTCCAATTCCTGTCATTGATGAACTTCTTGATAAATTGTGTGGAgcaaagtatttttcaaaacttgatTTGAGGTTAGGCTATCATCAAATTAGGGTGAAAGATGAAGATATCCCTAAAACAgcatttagaactcatgaaAGCCATGGCCATGCTTCTTCCCAAGATGTCATCATAGTTCATTGGGTAAGTTTTGAAAAGATGTATGCCTTAGTTTATCTGCCTTAGTTTATCCTAAGTTTATCCTAACCTAATGCCAACATATTCATCACCTTGCATTACTTTTGATGCCCCAAGGTTGCATTTGGATAGAAGAATTTGGATTTagatttgaatatgaatttAGATTTCTAatcaaccatattttaaatccaAGATTCTGTTACGTTTGAGTAGTAAGGTATTTTAaggtattttgtgaatagtaattataaagtaataaaaacataatgatagactattgaatagtagtgaatagtagtaaaaaataagttaaaaataataataaaataatgaatagtagtgaggtattctcaaaATACCTGAGAATACCTTGACACAAGCTTTGTTGGGCTTTGGTGCAAATCCGAACCCAAACTACATATATAATCCAAATTCTCCTTTCCAAAACCATGCAAGCAAACACATCACAAGTTCACCAAACTTCCCACTGTTACTTCTTCGAAGAACAGTGCTTTCCCAGTTTTGTGCATGAGCATCATTCTTCAGAACGACTCCTTAGACTTACTTCTTCTGGTACTCGTTTCCCCCTACCTGACATAATTTCTCAGAAcgattttcttggaaaaaattCCCTCAGAATTGCATTTGTTCTGACCTACTTTCTTGGGAGAACTTACTTGGAGTGGTATTTCCTTGGAATGATGCTTCCTTGAAATGGTTTCCATGGGGACTCCTTTACTTTGGAATCAGTGAGTCTCGGATTGGGTCCTTGAATGAGGAAGATGCTCGGACTAATGCAACAGTGACTTAAATGAGGTACCTCTTTTCCGTAGTTTGGTCTGTTCTCAGAGTTGGTTTGCTCCTTCACCTAAGTTGAAGTTGAGACCCACTTTTTACTATCTTCGTATTGGCCTAGCTTTCATTATGTCCATCTCTTTTCTAATCTAAGTCCTGCGAATTGTAAGAAATCCCAAATCCTTCGGCACagtcaattttgaaaaagtttctGTTGCCAGACAGTCTTTTGATAATCTTGGTGGATGCATGATACAtgctttaaataaaagataattcaCATTCTCATCAAGCATTAGAAACATGTTTGGGCCCAACAGGCAATAACAATAATGCCAAGCAAGAACTGAAATAAGCATAGGGCACAACAACATTCTCATTTTCTCAATCACTTAGTAAAAATACACAGCAAATGAGATAGAGCTAATGTGCACAATCGAAAACCCATAGAAATCACCCAAAGCACTTCAAAAGTATGTAGAATAATTATTCAAATTGCAAATAAAGGTCTAAAAAGCTTCAATGAATGAAATACGATCTAGAACACGCTGGTTACAAAACATATTGAACAGTATACCCTGCAAGAAAGTTTGAGGTGCTAGGAAGAATTCACAAGTGCGGTTTTGCACTTGGGGGCCGGACCGAGTGTTCAACAGAGGCTGTAGAGCTGTAACTACAATGCTCATATTTGGCCGAAAGTCAGCTTCATATTGCACACACAAGGCAGCAACGGCAGCCATCTGTTTCCAGTGTAAACCAATCATAATGTGATTATCAATGGATGCTAGCATAAAATCAGCTGCAAGTTGTCATCAAACTGAAGACATGATTCTTATGAGAATAGTGAACAGCCCTAAATGCATTTTCTAATTACAGAAGATAGCCTTGAATACCTTTGCAACTGCCTTGGAAGGGTATTCTCCATCTAGTTTAGCATCAATACATTGCTTCACCTTATCTTCACTGAGTTTCGGTGTTGCCTAATTGAGTCCAGAATCATAAAAGAATCAGGTTCAATGGAACTTGCAATTCCATAACCCAGCATATTTGTCTCCCTCAGAGAAAAAGGGATGGAAATAAAGCACTTAAAATATAGTTACTAGCAGAACCAAGATTCGTTACCCATGTCACCAGGCTTTGCTGTCCACGTGGCAGGGTGTGATCAACAGGTTTTCGACCAGTCAAGAGTTCCAGCAGGACAACACCAAAGCTGTAAACATCACTCTTTGAACTCAGCTGCCCAGTCATCGCGTATCTGCCAtacaaaattagaaatttaggcCTGACCTTTGGGAGGTGTCTACTTCAAAGTGGCAATTACATAGCATGCCCAAGAAACTTATTAAGGAGTAGAGCAAAAGGGATGATAATTTGTTTACTTAGGTAGGTATGAGTTATCAGAAGTGAGACTATATCCCTCTCTTGACCATCTAGCATTTTTGTTTTACCTCTTTCCTGTTCCTTAATTGTGATACATTACCATATCCTTTCCTTCTTGTCCAACAAGACTAACTCTGAACTTTTGTTTCATGTTCTCCACTGTAATTCAACCCAAAAAGATGAGAAGCAGCTATCTGAAATGTCCAGGAAAAACTTACTCAGGAGCATGATAACCAAAAGTGCCAAGTACACGAGTGGAATGAAGACGTGCAGCATTATCAGGTGCTTGATTTGATAAATCAAAATCAGCGATTTTTGCAACATCATCATCAAAAAGCAGTATATTGCTGGACTTGATATCACGATGTATGATGTGAGGTTGTGCTTTTTCATGTAGATATTCAAGTCCCCTTGCTGCCCCAACTGCAATTTTAACTCTCTGTGCCCACGACAGAACTGGGCCTGGCTCTGCTCCTTTGACACCTTTTCGTCCTATAGGCACGTATTAAAGAACATTGTTTATATTAGCAATGTTATGGAAGGAATCATGTTACTTCCTGAAAAAATTGTATGCCTGCCAATGGCCGTCTGGCTTAATGGTACCACCCATGGTCCTTAGGGACCATTGGATCCATGGTTGGGGGTTCAAACCACCCCACTTcccctcccccccaaaaaaacagaaaaagaaaaaactagggCTGATGTCCCTAAAAAATTGcctagcaaaaaaaaaaataagagagacagagaaagaaaTATGTATGCCCactaaaatttaattatgaaacttaggccccgtttggatgttaagatggtttcatcttaacatctaaacaccactcaaacacaaatac encodes the following:
- the LOC121246920 gene encoding pto-interacting protein 1-like gives rise to the protein MSCFGCCVENDIHRAADTGQLMGNNSTGISGGYSSKEAVTKDTQTVTIQPIAVPAIPVDELRDITDNFGTKALIGEGSYGKVYHGVLASEQAAAIKKLDSSKQPDQEFLAQISMVSRLKHENLVGLIGYCVDGPLRVLAYEYAPNGSLHDILHGRKGVKGAEPGPVLSWAQRVKIAVGAARGLEYLHEKAQPHIIHRDIKSSNILLFDDDVAKIADFDLSNQAPDNAARLHSTRVLGTFGYHAPEYAMTGQLSSKSDVYSFGVVLLELLTGRKPVDHTLPRGQQSLVTWATPKLSEDKVKQCIDAKLDGEYPSKAVAKMAAVAALCVQYEADFRPNMSIVVTALQPLLNTRSGPQVQNRTCEFFLAPQTFLQGILFNMFCNQRVLDRISFIEAF